Part of the Triticum urartu cultivar G1812 chromosome 2, Tu2.1, whole genome shotgun sequence genome, AACTTCGGCTGGACACACCATCTGGTCATGACCAGCCTCAGCCGATCAATGCACCGCAGTCTTGCATAGACTCAACAGAGAGGCCAGCAtgccggtctacatcctaagcactcAGGGGTCTTGGCCCCATCGCCCTTCgcactcctgcacgttgcgtggacGGCCAGGATCAGTCCTCGCTACCTCCTTATACAAGGCATGTGCTTAGCGGGCCACCCGGGCGTGTGCCGCTGCATTGCTGATGCGTGGAGATCTTTCGGCTGATACATACGACACAGAGTGCCCATACTTATTCCCATGTGGTGGTCAGTGCGAAAAAGGCCAGAGGCCTACTCGGACCACatatccaaaccgttagtgtCTTGGGAGCGCACGATAACAAGTAGAGACTCACGAtcatgtgaccccgtcgccccatctTGTGGACTTACGACGAGGGCCCGGAATGCCCGGCCATGCCATGTAGAGATCTCGCGAgtaccctccaggtcaacccgactatACATCAACTCGCGGGTACCCTCATGGTCAACCCAACTCGCAAGAGACTGTCGGGAACTCAGGTCCACCTCTACCGGGGTGGTACCGCATGTCCCTCCAGTCCTGCAGTAACAGTAACTCTTGCGGGTACCCCTCGAGGCCGACCCGTCTTTAACATTGTTCTGGAGGTGAAGTCAAAGTAACCGTGTGTCTAAAACATCAAGGGGggaacccgaggaatcacccttgATGGATTCTACTCAATGTATACGTCAAGGTCAacttggaggaatcaccctcgaggGTTCACTCTTGATGTGTTGCACGACAGAATCGTTATCAGGAGTggtgaaggaggaatcaccctccgTAGACCACAACTATTTAACTATATTACAAAGATCTCATCAAAAGTGCTAAGCGAGGTATCACCCTCCGCACTCGATAATAACTTTGCAGATTCATACAACTAAGGGGGTGATGTGATGTGTCGTGCTATGGACGTCGAtcatgttgatcgagtcatcgatcGTAAAGCGGGGGAAACTAGGACAAGGTGAGGGGTCACTggtggatcactaaccaacctatactaagcagatAAGATAAGTAGGTTACAAAAGCAgactatgcatcagaataggagcaatcgAATACAGTAGCAAaatcgaatgcaagcatgagagagaatggaatgggcgatatcagaATTATCAAGGGGGGGtatgcttgcctggaagctctgcagACAGATACGGACCCTCGACGATGAAGTAGTCGATCACCAAATCaacggcagtctcggggtctaccagaaaagaagtaacggagggggaagaCAATAAATAACAGAACAAACAATAGCATCAGAAATCAAGACATGGCAAaacgttgtgctaggggtgacctaacgcagtgcTAGGTGTTATTGACGGAGCGGGAAAACATGTGGGAATGTTTTCCCGGCGTTAGGCATTTTCCGGACAGatgaaagagaggggacggttccatgttcaccatgctaggggcatgtgacagatgaatgGATTGCACATTCGGATTCAATATATTTTTCTGAGcaaattttcatatataaaacttgtTCATCCaagttacggtttattttctatgaatttacAAACTTTTAAACATTTTCTGTGATTTACTAGAATTGTTTTAATTCGGATTGAAAACAGAATACTCTTTTTGTACCTAGTCGTAGCTAGCCAAAGTGGCTTATAGGTGGGACCATAGGACtgggttgaccaagtcaactagTCCAGTcaccagttgaccagtcaacatgGTCAAACAGGGCCCACAAGTCATAGACTAAGGAGATCTTTTAAAGTAAAGTGGTTTTTTTCTAACCCTAATGGCCTTGGTGTTAGAGActattattttatttatttttttgagGGGGAAATCATGCCGCTTTATTTAACCAAAGCTAGGAATCTCGTCTGAAATTACATCTAAAATGAATTCTGGTGGCGAGCCCACCCAAATCTCCGAACGGTTCTCCCCTACCCCTACTTTTGCTAGCTTATGAGCGGCTACATTCCCAGACCGACGAATCCATGACACCTTGAACTCCTCCATAGACCGAAGCATCTCCTTTATCTCCTCCACCCAAGGCCCAACAGCCAATAGGTTCTTCTGCTGGTCGTTGAGCGTCCTGACCAGAGTCTGACAATAAAGCTCAACATGCACTCGCCTGAAGTGTAGATCATTTGCCATTCTGACCGCATGTCTGCAAGCTAACACCTCAACCATCTCAGGATCAACAATGTTTGGGAAGAAGTGGCACAGTCCTGCTCGGAACGCCACTTGGTGATCACGAAGGaccgcccctcctcctcctttcTCCCCATACCTGGAGACTGTGCCGTCGGAGTTGATCTTTACCCATCCAGCATCCGGTGGAACCCATCGCTGAACAGTCTTTGGCTCCAGTTGTGGCGCCCTCGTCTCGTGAGATGCTCTCCACTCTGCAACCTGCACCTGCACAGTAGCTGTTATTTCATGGGGTGTTGCAATCTTTCGCCCTTCCCTTGTCTCATTGCGCGCCAGCCACAGACTACAGGTTGCTTGAAGCATCACTTCCCTCTCGTCATGGCTCGCCCGAGTAAACCAGTCCAGGAGCCAAGATGCAAGGGCTCACTGATTGTCCAAGTATTTCGGTGGTTCCTCCAAAACGAGCCCAGCCTGGGCCCTCAACGTCTCCCAAAACATGACTGAATGTTGGCAGCCCCAGAACCTAtgcatgatggtctcttctcgggcGCACACAACACAAAAAATGCCCGGCTTGATCTGACGCCGATGGAGTTCTGCCCCCACAGCGAGGCCGTTGCGGATCATGCGCCACATGTGAATTTTCGCCTTGCCCGACGTATTCGTATCCCACAACACCAAATATCCTTTATGCAACGCTACCGAACTTGAGGACTCTGTCTGTCTGATCCTCGCTCTGCTTAGAGACATTCGTAAGTGGTATGTCGACCTCACTGTGAATACCCCATTGCGTGTGAAGTTCCATGCCAAATAATCATCAACCTCCGGTCCCCCAATAGCAATTTGTTTCACATCCCTCGCATCCTCCATAGTGAACATTTGATCCACCAGCTGCTCGTTCCAAGACATGCCATCGGGGCTGAGTAAGTGAGCCACTTTTGTTATACCCTGCATGTATTCTTGGCCCAGCGGTTTAGTGCTACCGCTCCTCGGTATCCACGAGTCGTGATGGATGTTGATCTTAGCCCCGGATCCTACTCTCCATATCAGTCCCTCCCTCAGCAAGTCCCGTCCATGCAAGATGCTTCTGAAGGTAAAAGAGACCGAAGATGGGCATGAAGCAGATAAGATAGAATCATCTTTGAAATACCTCGCTTTAAGAACTCGAGCGCATAGAGAAGTTGGGACTTGGAGAATACGCCATGCCTGCTTCGCCAACAATGCTTGGTTGAAAGCCTCGGGGTCGCGAAACCCCATGCCCCCATCCCTCTTGCTCGCACACATCTTCTTCCAAGCAATCCAATGGACCTTTCTCTCACCATTCGTTGCACCCCACCAGAATTTGGACGAGATTGAAGTCAGGTTCCGGCACATCTTCTTCGAGAGGTGAAAACAACTCATGGTATAGGTCGGTGTCGCCTGCAAAACGGATTTGATGAGTACTTCTCTAGCTGCTTTGGACAAACCTTGCCCCTTCCAACCCCCCACTTTGCCCTTAGCGCACTCTGTTACATGTTTAAAAGTACCATCCTTGGACCTGCCAACCAGTGTTGGGAGTCCCAAGTACCGTTCACTAAGCGCTTCGGACTGAATCCCCATAATCCGCTTCATCTATTCCTTCATCTCTCCTTGGCTTCCTTTACCAAAAAAGATTGAGGATTTCTGCAGGTTTACCTTTTGTCCCAACGCTTTTTCATACTTCTCCAGAATCTGTTTTAAGGTCTGCATGTTCTCCTTGGTTCCCTCCAGAAACACTATGCTATCATCATCGAACAAAAGATGGGTTACATGGGGGCCAGTGCTCCCAAACTTCACACCCGACAACTGTTTGTCGGTTTGAGCCTTCTTGAGTAAAGCTGAAAAGCCCTCCAcacaaaacaaaaacaaatatGGTGACAATGGATCTCCCTGTCTTAAACCTCGAGACGATGTAAACCTTTTGGAGAGTCCACCATTTAACTTAACCAAAAACCGAGCTGAGGTGACACATCTCATTATCATGGAAACCCACTGGGGGTCAAACCCGAAACGTGTCATAATCATCTCAAGGAAGACCCATTCGACCCGATCATACGCTTTCATCATATCCAACTTAATCGCACACAAACTCTTCTTTCTTTTCCTGTTCCTTATCGCATGTACACACTCATATGCCACCAACACATTATCTGTAATCAGACGCCCAGGCACAAAAGCACTCTGTTCTTCAGAGATGAGGAGAGGAAGGATGCCCTTCAACCTGTTTTCCAATACCTTGGTGGCTATCTTGTACAAAATGTTACATAGGCTGATCGAGCGAAATTGCGAAAGTAACTCTGGTGAGTTAACTTTTGGTATCATGACGATAATCGTGTCATTGAACTCAGAGGGGGTCAAGGCCCCGTTAAGAAAATCCTGAACTGCCGTACATACATCACCCTTCACCATTGACCAGTGTCTTTGGTAAAAGAGGGCGGGTAGCCCGTCCGGACCCGGTGCCTTCGTCGGTCCCATCTGGAACAGCGCTGCTTCGATTTCCTCGTCTGAGATAGTGGATGTTAACTTGGTATTCATCTCATCCGAAACTAGGTGATCAATGTTATCCAGAATCGCATGTGCATCCACCGATCCTTCTGAGGTAAACAAAGACTCATAAAACCGGGCTGCCAACTCCCTCATATCCTCATCTACCGTGCATCTTGAACCGTCTTCCTGCGCAGGGCTCGTATGGTATTTTTCCTCTTGCGGTGCGACGTCCTATTCTGAAAATATTTAGTATTCTGGTCTCCCGCCCGCAGCCAGTCCACGCGTGATCGCTGTCTATACAGCAGCTCTTCCCGCGCATAGATTTCTCGTAGCTGTTTTTCTATCTCTCGAACCTCCAGTGAGGTACCCGAGATATCTTCTCTGCTGCGAGCTTCAGCTAACTGCGTCTTAAGTTTTGCTATTTGCCGCCTGATTGACCCAAACACCACACGTGCCCAACGCTGCATGCTTCCAGTCAACCTGCTCAACTTTTCCCACACCGCCGCAACCGTATTTTCTTCGGTATCAGCTTCTAACCAGGCCTGTGTAACCATAGTGTCATACTGCTCATGCCTTGTCCATGCCTCTTCAAACTGAAAGGGTCTCGGGCCTCCGTCTTTGGCGCGTGGAGCCGTCTCCAACGCTCTAACCAAAATGGCTTGATGATCTGATTCCTCTGTGACTAGATGTTCCACATGTGTTTCCGGAAAGAGCTCCAGAAATCTATCTGTACAGGTGGCTCTATCCAATCGTACCTTGACGTTCTCCGTCCCGTCACGTTTATTATCCCATGTGTATGGGTAGCCTGAGAACCCCAAATCTGCTAAACCGCAATCCGCTAAACAATCTCTAAAGTCCTCCATCTATGCAAAAGGACGCTGATTACCACCAAGTTGGTCTGTTTGGAAGAGAGCTTCATTATAGTCCCCAACACAAATCCAGGGCAAGTCATCTTGTGCTCTCAGAAATCTGATTGTGTCCCATGATTTCTTGCGTAATTCCGTCTTGGGCTCCCCATAGAAACCAGTGAATCTATAGGTTTTGTTTTCCCAAGTCATTTCCGCATCTATGAAATATTGGCACCACGGCCTGATGTTAACTTGCACAGTTTCTCTCCACCATAGAGCCAACCCCCCACTCAAACCTTGACAATCTACCGCAACACCGCTTCTGAACTCCAAACTCCACTTCAGCTTCTCCATTGCTCTCGCCTTCTTCTTAGTTTCTGACAGAAACACCACCGCTGGGTTGTATGACCGTATCAGGTCCCTGAGTTCGCCAACTGTCGAGTCCAACCCAAAGCCTCGATGGTTCCAGGCTAAGTAATTCATGGCGTCCGGCGGGCCCCCTCGTCGGGGTCCGCCGATGGATCATTGTTTTCCGATAGCCTGTCGAACACATTGGAAGTCTTCCTTCTCGTATCTCGGATGAACTCATCACTTGTCATTTGCCTGTCCGGATCATTCTTTGCCACCCAGTATTGCCTCGGTCCTCTCTTCCTACCTTCATATTCAAATCTTGGTTGATAATAGCCCTGCTGAACCGGACGGTATTCCTGCCTGGGTTTCCTGACAAAATGACCCCTCCTCCTTCCGCCTCTGTCGCCAAGTCTCTCCCTGTCAAAAGGTTCCTCACCTCTTCTCATATCCCCCCTAGCATGCCCAACATGGCTCCCTCCCGAGTCATCCCGCCTGTCCTCCCTTCTGTCTCTAGAACTGCTTGCCAAGCGTTGTTGTTCTTGTAATTTATTCCGTAGGTCCTCTTCCCTCTTCTGTTCTAGATCCCGCCTGAGGTCATGCCCTTCCCTGCGTTCATACTTAATTTATCCTTCAGCGGGCTAGTAACTTCACCATGATCGACTTTGGCAGCCCCGCCAGTGCGAGCTCCATCCGATCTGGCAAACTCCTCCTGCAGGTTTCGTTTTGTTGGAGCCTGAGCCTTGTCATGGTTGGTCTGACGCCTTGGGTCGCTGTCGCCCGTACGTCTACTGTCCCAGCTATTACTGCTCCCCGTTGGCCCCTGAGAGCCTCCCTTTGCACCACTCTGCCTCCCCGGGGATGCCCTCAGCCATCCACCCCACTGTTGGGACCCATCCATACGGGGAGCACAAATTCCTTCTGCATGGACCATTCGCCCACAATCGAAACAAAAGTGCGGCACCTTCTCGTAGAAGAAATCAAACCATGTGCCCTTCTTATCATCTCGTGATGTTTTGAGATTAAAGCCCCTCACCAAAGGTTCATACACATTGATCTTTGCTCTTACTCTTAGATATCGTCCCTTTGCAATGCCATCTTTGTCAGTATCCACCCGAACGATCTCTCCCAACCAGTTCCCAAGAGCTCTCCCAAAAGATTCCGTCCTCCTCTCCGGTGGTAAATCATCCACCCGAACCCACACATCAGTCTTGTCGAAAACCATCTCTGACGGTCTGATCTTCCCTTCGTACTCCTTCAGGATTAGCACGCTAAAATCATACTGCCAAGGTCCGTTGTTCATTGCGTGTTTCCAGTCTCCTTCGCTCCCAAAGTGAACCTCAAAGATGTTGGATCCCAAGTCCACAAACTTGGCTACTTTGTGCAATCCCCAAGCCCGTTGCATAGCTCGCTCGACCGCACTCATGATCATCGGCCGCGGAGAGCAGACCTTGCCAACAGCTGACCAGCGGAAATTCCTCGTGCTTGCCTTCTCCGGTTCCTCGAACACGAACCCCTCCACCTCCTTGTCCATTAGAACCATGCCCCCAAGTCTCGCCGACAGGCTCGACATAGGGTCTGGCGTCTTACTTTCCGCTGGTGATTTAGAGGAGGTCCGGCTTGCCGTGCCATCACCCTTGCGTTGCGGCGTCGACATGCCCTTGCCCTCGGTCGTCGGGGTATCCTTCCTGCTCGAGGCCAGTGCCTCTGCATCCCCCCGCGAAGCGTTCGCCGATTTCTGGTGTGCCTTCCCCGAGCCCAATGCGTTGATGGCAAGACCTGAGGATTTCTTCTGATTCGCCCCGCCTGCCGGCCCCTTAGCGTTGTTATGATTCTTCGGGGTGGCCGCCGTCGATGACGATCCCATCTGTCCCAAAACCCTAGCCTCCTTCTCCCCAACCTTCTCCGCCATCGACTCTGTCAACAGCGAAGGAGGAAGATCGTCGGTCGGTCGCGAGGACTGCGCAGTCGCCGTCCACGTGAACCACCGTATCCGCTCTCACCCCCGCAGctcaaaccctaaccctagcagcAGTAGACGATCGCCATGCAATCGCCTCCCGTCGCCTTAGCATTTTCCTGCGTGGTGGACCCCTGTGTTAGAGACTATTAGAGGTGGGGGGTTAgcactaatcatggttagtcctaATTAAAAGGGGAGGGGGTTGGCcccaaacacacacacacgcgcacaTAGAGCGCACGGGCGCCGCCGCGCGGCTGGAGCTACGACTTGcggggggtggggggctcgcaaGGGGGAGCCGTACAGTAGCGGGGCACCGGCTGGGCACGGGGCACGGCAGGAGCAGCCGCGGGGCGAGGCAGGCGCGGGCGGGCTCGGCGTCAGCAGTAGAGCCACAGAGGCGGGGCACGGCCTAACGCGCGGCGCGGGCGCGGCGAGCGCGGGTAGGGACGTGCTACCGGCCAAAGGGGAGCGCAGGCGGAGCGAGCTCCAGCGGCCTAGCACGGAGCAGCGGCGGCAGGCACGGACATGCACGGGCGAGCGCGACCAGGGCACACGCGGCAGTAGTGGCGGCGACAGCAATCAGCAGCAGGCAGTGGAGAGCAGCAGCAGAGCGTATACGGGAGGTCGGGCTCCGGTCATGGCCGGGGTGGGGGGAACATTGCTTGGGTGTAGAAGCTAGCTAGCAGAGGGGTAGTGAGGTGAAGCTCACGAGGAGGCACAAGGAGGCCCGGTGATGACTAAGAGCAGTAGAACGGCGACAATCGTCATGGATACGCCGGTGGCCGAGGGCTGAAGACGATGGCGAATTCGGCGATGCATGGGCTCCCAGCACAACTGGTTGGTCGTAGGAGATGCGGCGGACGACAGCAGAGCCGACGGACGCCTTAGCTCGGCGACGGGACGACGGTGGGCGCGGCATCGACAGGGGTCATGCTGACGGTGGTTCGGCCGAGCGTGGGAAGATGATGGCAGCGCGAGGAAAAGAGGGGAATGGAGCTAGGGTTGCTGGGAGGGATCGCGGCAACGTCTTATCCACCGTGGGACTGCGGGATGGCCGGCACGTGGACAGGGCGCGGCCATGTTG contains:
- the LOC125536538 gene encoding uncharacterized protein LOC125536538; this encodes MAEKVGEKEARVLGQMGSSSTAATPKNHNNAKGPAGGANQKKSSGLAINALGSGKAHQKSANASRGDAEALASSRKDTPTTEGKGMSTPQRKGDGTASRTSSKSPAESKTPDPMSSLSARLGGMVLMDKEVEGFVFEEPEKASTRNFRWSAVGKVCSPRPMIMSAVERAMQRAWGLHKVAKFVDLGSNIFEVHFGSEGDWKHAMNNGPWQYDFSVLILKEYEGKIRPSEMVFDKTDVWVRVDDLPPERRTESFGRALGNWLGEIVRVDTDKDGIAKGRYLRVRAKINVYEPLVRGFNLKTSRDDKKGTWFDFFYEKVPHFCFDCGRMVHAEGICAPRMDGSQQWGGWLRASPGRQSGAKGGSQGPTGSSNSWDSRRTGDSDPRRQTNHDKAQAPTKRNLQEEFKREEDLRNKLQEQQRLASSSRDRREDRRDDSGGSHVGHARGDMRRGEEPFDRERLGDRGGRRRGHFVRKPRQEYRPVQQGYYQPRFEYEGRKRGPRQYWVAKNDPDRQMTSDEFIRDTRRKTSNVFDRLSENNDPSADPDEGARRTP